In Candidatus Goldiibacteriota bacterium, one DNA window encodes the following:
- a CDS encoding TolC family protein → MKTKNIIKLFLVLIITAAFNAGVFAEDTAVLKLSFDDFSKLCAENNREFKMAKLDKEIAQARLGQAAASFGPVISLEGGYQAVYNTFSVVPVRPWYAAQVSLQQPVFTFGKTLFGFKIAEEAYRIASVNFKKAEEKLNLDVISSYYGALITKELMNAGKQSLKSNEEYLKITQAKYKSGQASNFEVLQAQVQYANSRPDARKAEDNYMLSMQMLKNTAGISLDREVELTGEPGYSKLELTAEEIKQKFRKGSDDGDLINSAAKIAEYKKYLAGSMFLPNIAIAANYTYMSADSAFHTEKSYWFGMWDVMVGVQWTFFNGFKNVYEFKQAAAEEEKQQLVKDNTVNLLEIQLEQLYTGMQESAEVIEAAGDLIKQAEEGFRIASESYKNGLIQSVDLMNAEIGLLKAKTNYYNALNNYLTSMQKLKNFIE, encoded by the coding sequence ATGAAAACTAAAAATATTATTAAATTGTTTTTGGTTCTTATAATTACCGCGGCTTTTAACGCCGGTGTATTCGCTGAAGATACAGCCGTGCTTAAATTATCTTTTGATGATTTTTCAAAGTTGTGCGCTGAAAATAACAGGGAATTTAAAATGGCAAAACTGGATAAAGAGATAGCACAAGCCCGGCTTGGTCAGGCAGCCGCCTCTTTTGGCCCTGTGATATCTTTGGAAGGGGGGTATCAGGCGGTATACAACACCTTTTCTGTTGTACCTGTCAGGCCCTGGTACGCGGCTCAGGTATCTCTTCAACAGCCGGTTTTTACATTTGGAAAAACTTTATTCGGCTTTAAAATAGCAGAGGAAGCGTACAGGATTGCGTCGGTTAATTTCAAAAAAGCGGAAGAAAAACTTAACCTTGATGTTATTTCCTCTTATTACGGCGCCCTTATAACCAAAGAACTTATGAATGCCGGAAAACAAAGTTTAAAAAGCAATGAGGAGTATTTAAAGATAACGCAGGCAAAGTATAAAAGCGGGCAGGCTTCCAATTTTGAAGTGCTTCAGGCGCAGGTGCAGTACGCCAATTCCAGGCCGGATGCAAGAAAAGCGGAAGATAATTATATGCTTTCGATGCAGATGCTGAAGAATACTGCCGGCATAAGCCTTGACCGTGAAGTGGAACTTACCGGAGAACCGGGTTATAGTAAACTTGAATTGACAGCTGAAGAGATTAAACAGAAATTCAGAAAGGGAAGCGATGACGGCGATCTTATTAATTCGGCCGCGAAGATTGCGGAGTATAAAAAATATCTTGCGGGTTCGATGTTTCTGCCCAATATCGCGATTGCGGCTAACTACACTTATATGTCGGCTGATTCCGCTTTTCATACCGAAAAAAGCTACTGGTTTGGCATGTGGGATGTAATGGTGGGAGTGCAGTGGACATTTTTTAACGGTTTTAAAAATGTATATGAGTTTAAGCAGGCCGCTGCAGAGGAAGAAAAGCAGCAGCTGGTAAAAGATAATACAGTTAACCTGCTGGAAATACAGCTTGAACAGCTTTATACCGGAATGCAGGAAAGCGCGGAAGTTATTGAAGCGGCAGGGGACCTTATAAAACAGGCTGAAGAAGGTTTTAGGATTGCGTCTGAAAGTTATAAGAACGGCCTTATTCAGAGTGTTGACCTGATGAACGCGGAAATAGGGCTGCTTAAGGCAAAAACAAATTACTACAACGCTCTTAATAACTACCTAACATCAATGCAGAAACTTAAAAACTTTATAGAATAA